From Coturnix japonica isolate 7356 chromosome 1, Coturnix japonica 2.1, whole genome shotgun sequence, the proteins below share one genomic window:
- the LOC107313500 gene encoding cytoglobin-1-like — protein sequence MSFSEAEVQSARGAWEKMYADAEDNGTAVLVRMFTEHPDTKSYFTHFKGMDSAEEMKQSDQVRGHGKRVFTAINDMVQHLDNTEAFLGILNPLGQKHATQLKIDPKNFRIICDIILQLMEEKFGGDCKASFEKVTNEICTHLTNIYKEAGW from the exons ATGTCCTTCTCTGAAGCAGAGGTGCAGAGCGCCCGTGGTGCCTGGGAGAAGATGTATGCGGATGCTGAAGACAATGGGACAGCAGTGCTGGTCAG GATGTTTACTGAGCACCCAGATACCAAGTCCTACTTCACACACTTCAAGGGCATGGACAGCGCCGAAGAGATGAAACAGTCAGATCAGGTCAGAGGCCATGGCAAGAGGGTTTTCACCGCCATCAACGACATGGTGCAACACCTGGACAACACTGAGGCTTTTCTTGGGATACTGAACCCACTCGGCCAGAAACACGCCACTCAGCTCAAGATTGACCCCAAGAACTTCAGG ATCATCTGTGACATTATCTTGCAACTGATGGAGGAGAAATTTGGTGGAGACTGCAAAGCCTCCTTTGAGAAGGTGACCAACGAGATCTGCACTCACCTGACCAACATCTACAAAGAAGCGGGTTGGTGA
- the LOC107313402 gene encoding heat shock 70 kDa protein 12A-like: MGNSSYSCNCSYTIISLMIRDGNGLVSCCCQSSIGFILVGQLYSAVAPGLCTSVLLSAMASSSVFVVSIDFGTSYSGYCYSLASGTDQIRQVYWGMEHGYKTPKTPTCILFNQNQEFKKFGYDAVMKYKNLPPGEVDKWYFFQNFKMSLYDRKVTSDMMLEASNGKTLPALLVFAESLRYMEQHAMKNIQEASFNTVCDPEEITWVITVPAIWTAAAKQFMRLAAKEAGLISDMTSEKLIIALEPEAASLWCKQLPQEGFLTEGSNSKKFEDSPGIQYVVVDCGGGTVDITVHEIQEDCCLKELHKASGGGWGGNRVDENFIAFLREIFDDGVWDEYVETCPSELQQMMYNFGLQKCSSDREAVYLHCYYRLTTLAEKKKEISQFFKKAEGVTWCDGMIMITFEKMKSFFEYSIKNIIVALKEILDKPEMAKVQYILLVGGFASSVILRDEVRKAFSKKYHILCPLEAQLAIAKGAVLFGINPEVVTSRISARTYGLRVSRDFDPAIHDIRNRRVSKADGYVYCEGLFQKLVGVGESVSINEVAHYDFTPTEPDQTCALFAFYSTEKQDAMYADEEGLELVGSCTVPMPDTKLGRKRKLNLDIKFGLTEFKATATDVTSKQSRIITIDFLSV, from the exons ATGGGTAATAGCAGTTATTCTTGTAATTGCAGTTACACTATAATCTCGCTCATGATTAGAGACGGGAATGGGCTGGTTTCTTGTTGCTGCCAGAGCAGTATCGGTTTCATTTTAGTTGGACAGCTGTATTCCGCTGTAGCTCCAGGTCTGTGCACCTCTGTTCTGCTGTCAGCTATGGCCAGCAGTTCGGTCTTCGTTGTTTCGATAGATTTTGGCACGTCCTACAGTGGGTACTGTTATTCCCTTGCTTCGGGCACAGACCAAATCCGCCAGGTGTACTGGGGAATGGAACATGGGTACAAGACCCCAAAGACGCCCACTTGCATCCTGTTCAACCAGAATCAGGAGTTCAAGAAATTTGGCTATGATGCTGTGATGAAATACAAGAACTTGCCACCCGGTGAAGTTGACAAGTGGTACTTCTTCCAGAACTTCAAGATGAGCCTGTACGACAGG AAAGTCACTTCTGACATGATGCTGGAAGCCAGCAATGGAAAGACCCTTCCTGCACTGTTGGTCTTTGCTGAAAGCCTGCGCTACATGGAGCAACATGCCATGAAGAATATCCAGGAGGCCTCTTTCAATACCGTCTGTGACCCTGAGGAGATCACCTGGGTTATTACTGTCCCAGCCATATGGACTGCAGCTGCCAAGCAGTTCATGCGGCTGGCAGCAAAGGAG GCAGGACTTATCTCTGACATGACTTCTGAGAAGCTGATTATTGCCCTGGAGCCAGAGGCTGCATCACTCTGGTGTAAACAGCTTCCACAGGAAGGGTTTCTTACAGAGGGCAGCAACAGTAAAAAGTTTGAAGACTCCCCTGGGATCCAGTACGTTGTTGTTGACTGTGGAG GTGGCACGGTAGACATCACAGTACACGAGATCCAAGAAGACTGTTGCCTGAAGGAGCTACATAAGGCGTCCGGAGGTGGATGGGGAGGAAACAGAGTGGATGAAAACTTCATTGCGTTTCTCAGGGAAATATTTGATGATGGTGTATGGGATGAATATGTAGAGACTTGCCCTTCTGAATTACAGCAGATGATGTACAACTTCGGTCTCCAGAAATGCTCTTCTGACAGGGAGGCAGTCTATTTGCACTGCTACTACAGATTGACTacacttgcagaaaaaaagaaggaaatctcCCAGTTCttcaaaaaagcagaaggagtCACGTGGTGTGACGGGATGATCATGATTACAtttgagaaaatgaagagcttttTTGAATACAGTATCAAAAATATTATtgttgctctgaaagaaatccTTGACAAGCCTGAGATGGCCAAGGTCCAGTACATTTTGCTTGTGGGAGGCTTTGCATCTAGTGTCATCTTGAGAGATGAGGTCAGGAAGGCTTTTAGTAAGAAGTATCATATACTTTGTCCATTGGAGGCCCAGCTTGCCATTGCAAAAGGGGCTGTTTTATTTGGAATCAATCCAGAAGTTGTTACCTCAAGAATCAGTGCTCGGACATACGGTCTAAGAGTAAGTAGGGATTTTGATCCGGCTATCCATGACATTCGTAATCGAAGAGTCTCAAAAGCTGATGGCTATGTCTATTGCGAAGGTCTCTTCCAGAAACTGGTGGGAGTTGGGGAGTCTGTGAGTATAAATGAAGTTGCCCATTATGATTTCACACCAACAGAACCAGATCAGACATGTgcactgtttgctttctatTCCACAGAAAAGCAGGATGCTATGTATGCAGATGaggaagggctggagctggtTGGTTCATGCACAGTACCAATGCCAGACACAAAGTTAGGGAGGAAACGCAAACTGAATCTGGATATTAAGTTTGGGCTTACTGAATTTAAAGCCACAGCTACTGATGTTACTTCCAAACAAAGTCGGATAATTACAATAGATTTTTTATCAGTGTAA
- the LOC107313428 gene encoding uncharacterized protein LOC107313428 isoform X1, with translation MSCIFNQHKMLEEECTDAYPREETSEDIRRKTVNIPQQMDTLAYGTNISEKETLSVGMLEKVEQLEKECSVNRSWRNDCEARLQFLEKCCSIFSGRAIQKEAREKEECEKLKEKIRKLEARNQYLLSQAMSMHKQSENINDPLRLSAVLEMFKKLKLQEWGKCWNSSARWSYKTASIIIQKLFDACERDTEMRKTDICQTLGFPPPDYAANSYIQEQMCGQMLAILKLLRYSYYHNDSVICKIITHANVSPRNADQEQFAKTCCRVFCLLLLQDSPVKAVWDIRDCSLQHVELVDQQDIKYFKKSELQILWPLLMDGKIVIERGVAWNEK, from the exons ATGTCTTGCATCTTCAACCAACACAAGATGCTTGAAGAAGAGTGTACAGACGCTTATCCTAGAGAGGAAACTTCAGAAGACATCAG aagaaaaacagtaaatatcCCGCAACAAATGGATACTTTGGCCTATGGAACCAATatttcagagaaggagacaTTAAGTGTTGGTATGTTAGAAAAGGTGgagcagctggaaaaagaatGTAG TGTGAATAGGTCCTGGCGTAATGATTGTGAGGCTCGACTACAGTTTCTGGAGAAGTGCTGCAG TATATTTTCTGGAAGGGCCATCCAAAAAGAGGCTcgagagaaagaagaatgtgaGAAGCTCAAGGAGAAGATCAGAAAGCTAGAGGCACG AAACCAATATCTCTTGTCTCAAGCAATGAGCATGCACAAGCAGTCTGAGAACATCAATGACCCTCTGCGCTtgtctgctgtgctggaaatgtTTAAGAAGCTTAAGTTACAAGAATGGGggaagtgctggaacagctcAGCCCGTTGGTCCTATAAAACTGCCAGCATCATAATTCAG AAGCTGTTTGATGCCTGCGAGAGAGATACTGAGATGAGAAAAACTGACATATGCCAAACCCTTGGCTTTCCACCTCCAGATTATGCTGCAAACAGCTACATACAA GAGCAGATGTGTGGACAGATGCTAGCTATTTTGAAACTCTTAAGATATAGTTATTACCATAACGACTCAGTCATTTGCAAAATTATTACG cacGCTAACGTTTCTCCGAGAAATGCGGATCAAGAGCAATTTGCAAAGACCTGCTGCAGagttttctgtctgctgcttcttcaggaCTCACCAGTTAAGGCTGTGTGGGACATACGCGACTGCTCTCTGCAACATGTAGAGCTCGTGGACCAGCAAGACataaagtactttaaaaaatcaGAGCTTCAGATCCTATGGCCCTTACTGATGGATGGGAAAATTGTCATTGAGAGAGGTGTAGCGTGGAATGAAAAGTAA
- the LOC107313428 gene encoding uncharacterized protein LOC107313428 isoform X2 yields the protein MDTLAYGTNISEKETLSVGMLEKVEQLEKECSVNRSWRNDCEARLQFLEKCCSIFSGRAIQKEAREKEECEKLKEKIRKLEARNQYLLSQAMSMHKQSENINDPLRLSAVLEMFKKLKLQEWGKCWNSSARWSYKTASIIIQKLFDACERDTEMRKTDICQTLGFPPPDYAANSYIQEQMCGQMLAILKLLRYSYYHNDSVICKIITHANVSPRNADQEQFAKTCCRVFCLLLLQDSPVKAVWDIRDCSLQHVELVDQQDIKYFKKSELQILWPLLMDGKIVIERGVAWNEK from the exons ATGGATACTTTGGCCTATGGAACCAATatttcagagaaggagacaTTAAGTGTTGGTATGTTAGAAAAGGTGgagcagctggaaaaagaatGTAG TGTGAATAGGTCCTGGCGTAATGATTGTGAGGCTCGACTACAGTTTCTGGAGAAGTGCTGCAG TATATTTTCTGGAAGGGCCATCCAAAAAGAGGCTcgagagaaagaagaatgtgaGAAGCTCAAGGAGAAGATCAGAAAGCTAGAGGCACG AAACCAATATCTCTTGTCTCAAGCAATGAGCATGCACAAGCAGTCTGAGAACATCAATGACCCTCTGCGCTtgtctgctgtgctggaaatgtTTAAGAAGCTTAAGTTACAAGAATGGGggaagtgctggaacagctcAGCCCGTTGGTCCTATAAAACTGCCAGCATCATAATTCAG AAGCTGTTTGATGCCTGCGAGAGAGATACTGAGATGAGAAAAACTGACATATGCCAAACCCTTGGCTTTCCACCTCCAGATTATGCTGCAAACAGCTACATACAA GAGCAGATGTGTGGACAGATGCTAGCTATTTTGAAACTCTTAAGATATAGTTATTACCATAACGACTCAGTCATTTGCAAAATTATTACG cacGCTAACGTTTCTCCGAGAAATGCGGATCAAGAGCAATTTGCAAAGACCTGCTGCAGagttttctgtctgctgcttcttcaggaCTCACCAGTTAAGGCTGTGTGGGACATACGCGACTGCTCTCTGCAACATGTAGAGCTCGTGGACCAGCAAGACataaagtactttaaaaaatcaGAGCTTCAGATCCTATGGCCCTTACTGATGGATGGGAAAATTGTCATTGAGAGAGGTGTAGCGTGGAATGAAAAGTAA